Proteins from one Phocoena sinus isolate mPhoSin1 chromosome 8, mPhoSin1.pri, whole genome shotgun sequence genomic window:
- the LOC116757946 gene encoding cytochrome c oxidase assembly factor 4 homolog, mitochondrial translates to MSAQGHTWSRQVKKEDEEEDPLDQLISRSGCAASHYAVQECMAQHQDWRQCQPQVQAFRDCMSEQQAKRREELQRKKEQSSAHR, encoded by the coding sequence atgtcAGCTCAAGGCCATACCTGGTCCCGACAggtaaagaaagaagatgaagaagaggaCCCACTGGACCAGCTGATCTCCCGCTCTGGctgtgctgcttcccactatgCAGTGCAGGAGTGCATGGCCCAGCACCAGGACTGGCGACAGTGCCAGCCACAGGTGCAGGCCTTTAGGGACTGCATGAGTGAACAGCAGGCAAAGCGACGGGAGGAgctgcagaggaagaaagagcaaaGCAGTGCCCACCGCTGA